CCGGGGACATCTACCAGGTGAATCTCTCCCAGCAGCTCAGCATGAGTGCGGGTGACCCGGCGGCCATCTGGCGCCGCCTTGTGGAGGCCCATCCCACCGGCTGGAGCACGTGGCTGGACATGGGAGAGGCCGGCGTGCTGCTCTCGAACTCGCCCGAGTGTTTTCTGCGCCGCCGCGGGCAGACGCTGGAAACTTTTCCCATCAAGGGGACCCGCGCCAGCGAGGGCAGCGACGCGGCGGCAACCATCGAAGAATTGCGCCGCGACCCCAAGGAACTGGCCGAGCACCGCATGATTATCGACCTGGAGCGCAACGACCTGGGCCGCATTGCCCAGATCGGCTCGGTGGATGTCCCCGCACGCGAGTACGTGGAAAGCTACGGCACGGTCCATCACCTCGTATCCTGCGTGCGCGCCCGCGTTAATGAGCGCTTGAGCGTGGGCGAGATTCTGCGGGCGACCTTTCCCGGAGGCTCCATCACCGGCGCGCCCAAAAAGCGGGCGATGGAAATCATCGACATGCTCGAACCCGTCGGGCGCGGCTTCTATACCGGTGCCCTCGGCACGATCAGCGCCAACGGAGACATGGATCTGTCCATTGTGATCCGCGCCGCGCACTACCGCGACGGCGCGCTACACTACAGCGCCGGCGGCGGGATCGTCGCCGACAGCCGCGCCGAAGCCGAGGTGGCCGAGAGCTGGCTCAAGGCGCTCGCGTTCCTGCGGGCCTGCGGCATGGAAGGAAGTCATGACTGAGGAATACGTCCTGCTCGATGACGAGACCCTGCCCGCGCGCGCCGCGCGGGTGAGCGCGCTCGATCGCGGATTTCTCTACGGCGAGGCCGTGTTCACCACCCTGCGCGCCTACGCAGGCGCCCTGCCCTTTCTTGCCGAACACGAGGCGCGTCTTCGCACCCACGCCCGCGCCATCGGAGCGGCCTTTCCCTGGAGCGCCCACAAACTCCGGCAGCGCATCTCCAAGCTGCTCGACGCCAACGATCTGCTCGATGCGCAGGCCAGCGTGCGCGTGCAGCTCTCGAGCGGCGTGGGCGAGAACACCGGACTCTTCGAGTGCGCCCGCGGCGAACCCACCGTCCTGGCGCTGGCCGCGCCCGTGCCCGGGCGCATTCTTGCCCGTCGCAGCGAAGGCGTGGCCATCGCGACAATCGATGGGCTCCACACCGGCGATACCGGAAGCTTCAAACTCAGCGGCTATACCCGCAACCGGCTCTGCACCACCCAGGCCCACCAGAGGGGCGCCGACGAGGGGGTATTCCTGAGCGCTGCCGGCGAGGTGCTAGAGGCTGCCACGGCCAATCTTTTTTTCGTGCGCGGCGGCGCGCTCCATACCCCGGCGCCGGGCACGGGGATTCTCTGCGGCGTCACCCGCGGACAGGTCATCGCCCTGGCCCGCCGGCGCGGCATCGCCGTCCATGAAGGGCACTACCGCACCACCGACCTGCTGAGCGCCGATGAGGCCTTTCTGAGCTCCAGCGTCTCGGAAATCGTCCCCGTGCGCTCGGTCAACGGCGCCCCGGTAAGCGGCTTCGAGGCGCGCCCACTGACCCGTGCCCTGCAGGACCTCTACGACGCCTTGGTCGCCACGCGGAGCGCCTGAGACAGTCCCCCTTGCCGCCGGGGGCCCGCTCGTCTATAGATGGCTCCTCGCTTGACGGCCCCTTGGCCGTGAGTGACCGGAGGATTCCATGGCCCGCGTAACCATCGAAGATTGCATTGAAAAGGTCGACAACCGCTTTGAGCTCGTGCACGTCGGTGTGCGCCGTGCCAAGCAGCTCTTCAAGGGCGCGCCCTCGCTCGTGGATTCCGACAACAAGGCCCCGATTCAGGCCCTTCGCGAGATCGCCGAAGGCCGTGTGATCGCCATCCACGACAGCCTCAGCGAAGAGGAAGAGAGCAACATGCTCTAGCCCTCGCTGCATTTGAAACAAAG
This is a stretch of genomic DNA from Chrysiogenia bacterium. It encodes these proteins:
- a CDS encoding DNA-directed RNA polymerase subunit omega, which produces MARVTIEDCIEKVDNRFELVHVGVRRAKQLFKGAPSLVDSDNKAPIQALREIAEGRVIAIHDSLSEEEESNML
- a CDS encoding aminotransferase class IV family protein, with protein sequence MTEEYVLLDDETLPARAARVSALDRGFLYGEAVFTTLRAYAGALPFLAEHEARLRTHARAIGAAFPWSAHKLRQRISKLLDANDLLDAQASVRVQLSSGVGENTGLFECARGEPTVLALAAPVPGRILARRSEGVAIATIDGLHTGDTGSFKLSGYTRNRLCTTQAHQRGADEGVFLSAAGEVLEAATANLFFVRGGALHTPAPGTGILCGVTRGQVIALARRRGIAVHEGHYRTTDLLSADEAFLSSSVSEIVPVRSVNGAPVSGFEARPLTRALQDLYDALVATRSA
- a CDS encoding anthranilate synthase component I family protein, giving the protein MPRFPSRVPAVFEVLARAPGSLCALSGAPAATTAPVGLFGTRETSVLSADPFARLEIRRDRSARFFFRGGETEDFSHGDPGTTIDYAIGRFSLAHATGIGPGCALAIAYEAAPWFAPVRLKPREGERGSDVLLVASFYENVLTEDENGALRMRATGYARENAAAAEHARWLSAQLDQVSESTPPGPEAATLQSSMSKESYLEALAAVQEFIAAGDIYQVNLSQQLSMSAGDPAAIWRRLVEAHPTGWSTWLDMGEAGVLLSNSPECFLRRRGQTLETFPIKGTRASEGSDAAATIEELRRDPKELAEHRMIIDLERNDLGRIAQIGSVDVPAREYVESYGTVHHLVSCVRARVNERLSVGEILRATFPGGSITGAPKKRAMEIIDMLEPVGRGFYTGALGTISANGDMDLSIVIRAAHYRDGALHYSAGGGIVADSRAEAEVAESWLKALAFLRACGMEGSHD